Within Raphanus sativus cultivar WK10039 unplaced genomic scaffold, ASM80110v3 Scaffold1402, whole genome shotgun sequence, the genomic segment ATATGGAGACACCGAGGTCCGTCGGCGAGGCGTCGACGACTAACTTCGTGGTTGCACGACCGTCGGCGAAGACTGACGATGCGGTGACGACGAGAGGCTGCGGTTTCGGTAACCTAGCGTGGGTAGGCGTAGACAGAGAGGAGCTTCGTCGGAGGATAGTGATGCCTGAGTATCTCCGACTCGCCATGCGAGATTGCATCGAGCGGAAAGACTCCACCGCGGTTCCGGACCATTTGTTACTTCCCGGCGCCGCAGCCGCCACTGAGGAGTTAGCTCCTCCTCATGCACCGATGGTTGTGTTTATTAACCCGAAAAGCGGAGGTCGTCATGGACCTGTTCTTAAAGAGAGGCTTCAACAGTTGATGAGCGACGAACAGGTCAGtgttcctgttttttttttttctttttcttttttgtatatCAGACATTAA encodes:
- the LOC130504181 gene encoding diacylglycerol kinase 7-like, which gives rise to METPRSVGEASTTNFVVARPSAKTDDAVTTRGCGFGNLAWVGVDREELRRRIVMPEYLRLAMRDCIERKDSTAVPDHLLLPGAAAATEELAPPHAPMVVFINPKSGGRHGPVLKERLQQLMSDEQVFDLTEVKPHEFVRYGLACLETIAAKGDEMRKRMQRKDSDHGD